Proteins from one Longimicrobium sp. genomic window:
- a CDS encoding DUF1707 SHOCT-like domain-containing protein: protein MTDPTPRPVPLEQTRQRIVDQLCNHYAAENLTDEGLEERLTKAYAATTLVALQELVADLPVETPGGGASASTAVAAAAPGAVADKQVILAVMGGAERKGVWTPPRHLHVITVMGGAELDFREARFGPGVTEITCFAMMGGVQLIVPPGVHVETNGMALMGGFSHRGSVDPPADPNAPVLRIGGIAIMGGVDLEYRLAGEGSGDARRRERLARKEARRLARGQ, encoded by the coding sequence ATGACCGACCCAACACCCAGGCCCGTGCCGCTGGAGCAGACGCGGCAGCGCATCGTGGACCAGCTCTGCAACCACTACGCGGCCGAGAACCTGACCGACGAGGGGCTGGAGGAGCGGCTGACGAAGGCCTATGCCGCCACCACGCTCGTCGCGCTGCAGGAGCTGGTCGCCGACCTGCCGGTGGAGACGCCGGGGGGCGGCGCGTCCGCGTCCACCGCCGTGGCGGCGGCGGCGCCCGGCGCGGTGGCCGACAAGCAGGTGATCCTGGCGGTGATGGGCGGCGCGGAGCGGAAGGGCGTGTGGACGCCGCCGCGGCACCTGCACGTGATCACGGTGATGGGCGGCGCCGAGCTGGACTTCCGCGAGGCGCGCTTCGGGCCGGGGGTGACGGAGATCACCTGCTTCGCCATGATGGGCGGCGTGCAGCTGATCGTGCCGCCGGGGGTGCACGTGGAGACCAACGGGATGGCGCTGATGGGCGGGTTCAGCCACCGCGGCAGCGTGGACCCGCCCGCCGACCCGAACGCGCCCGTGCTGCGCATCGGCGGGATCGCGATCATGGGCGGCGTGGACCTGGAGTACCGCCTGGCCGGCGAGGGCTCCGGCGACGCGCGCCGCCGCGAGCGCCTGGCGCGGAAGGAAGCACGGCGCCTCGCCCGCGGGCAGTAA
- a CDS encoding sigma 54-interacting transcriptional regulator, with protein sequence MTHRPATLGALRESGYRTRSVKQELRENLICRLRAGQPLFPGIVGYEDTVVPAIVNAVLARQNFILLGLRGQAKSRILRQLVELLDDEIPVLAGSEVNDDPFAPISRFGKLQVMEHGDDTPVEWVPRDRRYVEKLATPDVTVADLIGDMDPIRAARGGHLLSDELTINFGLMPRANRGIFAINELPDLSGKVQVGLFNVLQEGDVQIKGFPVRLPLDVMMVFSANPEDYTARGKIITPLKDRIGAEIQTHYPKTPEEGMEITAQEAWTVRDGVPVAVPPFIAELIERVAFLARDDKRVDRRSGVSQRMPISVMETAVSNAERRALSASEPRIVPRVADVYSALPSITGKMELEYEGELQGADTIARDLIAAAARDIFDRVWDVDMLDSVIEHFDRGGVLQISDGASAEACLAGLQGVPGLVEALRDADMFQPDDMGQSVAAAELLLEGLAAHRKISRADTGTYSRAKPERPAKGKGGGGFTFGSSDMF encoded by the coding sequence ATGACGCACCGCCCCGCCACCCTCGGCGCCCTCCGCGAGTCCGGCTACCGGACCCGCAGCGTGAAGCAGGAGCTGCGCGAGAACCTGATCTGCCGCCTGCGCGCCGGGCAGCCGCTCTTTCCCGGCATCGTGGGCTACGAGGACACGGTGGTGCCGGCGATCGTGAACGCCGTGCTGGCGCGGCAGAACTTCATCCTCCTGGGGCTGCGCGGGCAGGCCAAGAGCCGCATCCTGCGCCAGCTGGTGGAGCTGCTGGACGACGAGATCCCCGTGCTGGCCGGCAGCGAGGTGAACGACGATCCGTTCGCCCCCATCTCGCGCTTCGGCAAGCTGCAGGTGATGGAGCACGGCGACGACACGCCGGTGGAGTGGGTCCCCCGCGACCGGCGCTACGTGGAGAAGCTGGCCACCCCCGACGTGACCGTGGCCGACCTGATCGGCGACATGGACCCCATCCGCGCCGCGCGGGGCGGGCACCTGCTGTCCGACGAGCTGACCATCAACTTCGGGCTGATGCCCCGCGCCAACCGCGGCATCTTCGCCATCAACGAGCTTCCCGACCTCTCGGGCAAGGTGCAGGTCGGCCTGTTCAACGTGCTGCAGGAGGGCGACGTCCAGATCAAGGGCTTCCCCGTGCGCCTGCCGCTGGACGTGATGATGGTGTTCAGCGCGAACCCCGAGGACTACACCGCGCGCGGCAAGATCATCACGCCGCTGAAGGACCGCATCGGCGCCGAGATCCAGACGCACTATCCGAAGACCCCCGAGGAGGGGATGGAGATCACCGCGCAGGAGGCGTGGACGGTGCGCGACGGGGTGCCGGTGGCGGTGCCGCCGTTCATCGCCGAGCTGATCGAACGGGTGGCGTTCCTGGCGCGCGACGACAAGCGCGTGGACCGCCGCAGCGGCGTCAGCCAGCGCATGCCCATCTCGGTGATGGAAACGGCCGTCTCCAACGCCGAGCGCCGCGCGCTCTCCGCCAGCGAGCCCCGCATCGTCCCGCGCGTGGCCGACGTGTACTCGGCGCTCCCGTCCATCACCGGGAAGATGGAGCTGGAGTACGAGGGCGAGCTGCAGGGCGCCGACACCATCGCCCGCGACCTGATCGCCGCCGCCGCGCGCGACATCTTCGACCGCGTGTGGGACGTGGACATGCTCGACTCCGTGATCGAGCACTTCGACCGCGGCGGCGTGCTGCAGATCAGCGACGGCGCGTCGGCCGAGGCGTGCCTGGCGGGGCTGCAGGGCGTGCCCGGCCTGGTGGAGGCGCTCCGCGACGCCGACATGTTCCAGCCCGACGACATGGGCCAGTCGGTGGCCGCCGCCGAGCTGCTGCTGGAGGGCCTTGCCGCGCACCGCAAGATCAGCCGCGCCGACACCGGCACCTACTCGCGCGCCAAGCCCGAGCGCCCGGCCAAGGGCAAGGGCGGCGGGGGGTTCACCTTCGGCTCGAGCGACATGTTCTGA